One Paramisgurnus dabryanus chromosome 10, PD_genome_1.1, whole genome shotgun sequence genomic region harbors:
- the LOC135718196 gene encoding uncharacterized protein — translation MKMGKRMREESRYNSSIKTPKKEQESEEQEYRELGLIRGIPNMCPLVDTNGNPEYKPWSFTDMGAILAKLPHITSGGGKWIGKVITLMQGHTLAIGDLRALLGQVLTVGQITEIGQEAGTVGIYDDYPYCRVASDWGKALRKLYPAPAGTLYNIKCSPKGEETAAAYLSRCKGEWEEQTGAHPHSDRIQEQMFRAAVLEGTPKSVQDEIKANPDLPGALCEVWERHFLHHMSRANEKEKVGEVEELKKQLLKLQLQEARSKLNEEKGKKKDIQMVVQEMKAPPRYNKEQEVDPSNVKWERTTQRPMYYSNRGRGGDYNRGRGRVQYQEGCFRCGRPGHFVRDCRQPELGAQQRPSRGRGHNPHMAPNVEKAPRPQPRSTLCPLEGKGSGTKTAHGTTSAGSGRNPC, via the coding sequence ATGAAGATGGGTAAGAGGATGAGAGAGGAGAGCAGATATAACTCCAGTATAAAGACACCAAAGAAAGAACAGGAAAGTGAAGAACAGGAATATAGGGAACTAGGTCTCATTCGAGGGATACCAAATATGTGCCCACTAGTGGACACAAATGGAAACCCAGAATACAAACCATGGTCATTCACAGACATGGGAGCTATCCTTGCAAAGTTACCTCATATCACGAGTGGAGGGGGTAAATGGATAGGAAAGGTAATAACTTTGATGCAGGGCCATACGTTGGCGATAGGAGACCTGAGGGCGTTATTGGGCCAGGTACTGACTGTAGGACAGATCACGGAAATTGGGCAAGAGGCAGGAACGGTTGGGATATATGATGACTATCCATACTGTCGAGTTGCATCAGATTGGGGAAAGGCACTGCGAAAGCTGTACCCAGCACCAGCAGGCACCCTTTACAATATAAAATGTTCTCCAAAAGGGGAAGAAACAGCAGCAGCATATCTGAGTCGATGCAAAGGAGAGTGGGAAGAGCAAACAGGGGCTCATCCACATTCAGATAGAATACAGGAACAGATGTTCAGAGCTGCTGTATTGGAAGGGACTCCTAAATCTGTACAAGATGAAATAAAAGCCAACCCCGATTTACCAGGTGCTTTATGTGAGGTTTGGGAACGACATTTCCTTCATCACATGTCTAGGGCGAACGAAAAAGAAAAGGTAGGGGAAGTAGAGgaattgaaaaaacagttgctAAAATTACAGTTGCAGGAAGCAAGATCTAAATTAAATGAAGAAAAAGGGAAAAAGAAGGATATACAAATGGTAGTTCAGGAGATGAAAGCCCCTCCAAGATATAACAAAGAACAGGAAGTTGACCCATCAAATGTTAAATGGGAGAGAACCACCCAAAGACCAATGTATTACTCCAATAGAGGTAGGGGTGGGGATTACAATAGGGGGAGGGGAAGAGTGCAGTATCAGGAAGGGTGTTTCCGTTGTGGTCGTCCGGGACACTTCGTCCGTGATTGTCGGCAACCTGAACTCGGAGCCCAACAGAGACCGTCTCGGGGCAGAGGCCATAACCCACACATGGCCCCTAACGTGGAAAAAGCACCACGACCACAGCCTCGCAGTACCCTTTGTCCACTGGAGGGGAAAGGGAGTGGTACTAAGACAGCCCACGGAACGACCTCAGCAGGGTCAGGGCGGAACCCTTGCTGA